One genomic window of Hyperolius riggenbachi isolate aHypRig1 chromosome 7, aHypRig1.pri, whole genome shotgun sequence includes the following:
- the LOC137524247 gene encoding up-regulator of cell proliferation-like, with protein MASTMTGSQTIEQLKQKLTEVFEKDVDGLCDELGCLGLVTQQEFINLYKTEEQREKTEKLMEIILQKGEPACEKFLDHLENMTFRFPALRDVASKENLWHANKKKRRKRCHLHKRRSLEREVRTSVIPGRSGRRRKRTFQELMQTLKMEQHLTSKLSLRDILSISLDNKHDQPKTVADLPWNFLKKLVALNRTARDILFKEDQHYLVKDDGDNDDDDLSLLQDENSSSASIHPLDVMCALLHSSDMFLQQEIVTKMAMCQFAVPLLLPPGDGSHFTLMLWAMRDIVKKWRPQSLEGSKGFREENVVNISMPIFSFVRLGNNKLSKSKILNKVLNPTQQHNDFYIHDGMEGGNIQRTISDGLVEISWYFPSGKSVFPEPIAAINLRGDLESNWKQFTFLTRISSAVFIFIDNLSERECKLFSATCSSTNTQYFFIVTPALGKHVTAGFLEALKELSFMLNRTKSNVIRCADGANEASFVNILQKHIVHILKSGGKKHAVNELEKEIYGLHIVVDKNDVKCQKARELAENITNDITNLAEYKKKTMVLQGELWKELSKLEKELCRMTNQGGKDPEQYLDELKKKHFLLHKKQHEHELPHGIMLFINAITQSSDIEKHYFLKWIKCELDSIARKHLSALQAQYKEICNDQSGNTEEFRKIDQEISDSSLGIEHFLREMGQFYEAECSMVKENKLAESKRQFIALPGIAADLLLDGFPLELIDGDASNIALQWITDVLTQLDIKTGGICRMRVITVLGVQSTGKSTLLNTMFGLQFPVASGRCTRGAFMTILNVKKNFQEELGCEFIMVIDTEGLKAPELASLEGSYEHDNELATLVVGLSDITIVNMAMENTTKMKDILQIVIHAFLRMREVGKKPKCQFVHQNVSYMSAHDKNMRDMKKLLEMLNEMTKIAAEMEKKSEIKAFSDVMDYDLEKDNWYIPGLWLGDPPMAPVNSGYSEQVYELKKYLLEFIKSKKNMHEPLSIPDFKKWVESLWNAVKHEKFIFSFRNSLVATAYNKLTIQFSQWEWEFRKSVHDWLISTETVIKNQSAESLNENLRSGFRNELSSLLLQGKNKMVESIEIYYENKHENVHLIEPYKENFALSTEFLWKELERNALSKCEEAVSIQRGRFKVQNIKNNAQNLIEDKITDLFRRCREKNQKLNKKQLKKEFEVMWNGTVTGLKTEKLQRQSVRNFVLHQLINNMSNKGSAVNQALLSVVNTEESTQLKFKVNKNYIESGWFKRFISTFGYNRPLEQIKHVSTSLIYMCDTYIREKVSTAEDYNDNYCQELLRMINAELSKHEKDLHFSVQFELDIKLHILGRASREFQKMHDTFIAANDAKLCLEKLKPQYLETFLSVFQEKNVCQIKAKKFCERCLKPAMMDHVFQHLGKEIVEDIVHSSDNKTFSSRTFFQ; from the coding sequence GAAGAAAAAGGACTTTTCAGGAGCTTATGCAGACGCTGAAGATGGAGCAACACTTGACATCGAAACTTTCCCTTAGGGATATCCTGAGCATCAGCTTAGATAACAAGCATGATCAGCCTAAAACTGTAGCTGATCTTCCCTGgaactttttaaaaaaacttgTGGCCTTAAACAGAACTGCAAGAGACATTCTGTTCAAGGAAGATCAGCATTATCTTGTTAAAGATGAtggtgataatgatgatgatgatttgtCTTTGCTTCAAGATGAAAACAGTTCTTCTGCTTCCATCCACCCTCTGGATGTCATGTGTGCTCTTCTGCATTCCTCAGACATGTTTCTACAACAAGAGATTGTCACCAAAATGGCCATGTGTCAATTTGCTGTCCCTCTGCTGCTCCCTCCTGGCGATGGGTCACATTTCACCCTCATGCTGTGGGCAATGAGAGACATTGTGAAAAAGTGGAGGCCTCAATCACTGGAGGGTAGTAAAGGGTTCAGAGAAGAAAATGTGGTGAATATTTCAATGCCAATCTTCTCCTTTGTGAGGCTAGGGAATAACAAATTATCTAAATCTAAAATCCTGAACAAAGTTCTGAACCCAACTCAGCAGCATAATGACTTCTACATACATGATGGTATGGAGGGAGGAAACATACAGAGGACAATATCTGATGGCCTTGTGGAAATTTCCTGGTATTTTCCTTCTGGTAAGTCTGTTTTCCCAGAGCCCATTGCAGCAATTAACCTACGTGGAGACCTGGAGTCCAACTGGAAGCAGTTCACATTCTTGACTCGAATTTCATCAGCTGTATTCATATTTATTGACAACCTTTCAGAGAGGGAATGTAAACTGTTTTCTGCTACCTGCAGTAGCACCAACACCCAATACTTCTTTATCGTCACCCCAGCTCTTGGCAAACATGTGACCGCAGGGTTTCTGGAAGCCCTAAAAGAATTAAGTTTTATGTTAAATAGAACAAAATCAAATGTGATAAGATGTGCAGATGGAGCAAATGAAGCATCATTTGTAAATATCCTACAAAAACACATTGTACATATATTAAAAAGCGGGGGGAAAAAACATGCTGTAAATGAACTTGAGAAGGAAATCTATGGACTACACATTGTTGTAGACAAGAATGATGTTAAATGTCAGAAAGCCAGAGAACTTGCAGAAAATATTACAAACGATATAACAAATCTGGCTGAATATAAGAAAAAAACAATGGTACTGCAAGGGGAGCTATGGAAGGAGCTATCTAAGTTAGAGAAGGAACTTTGCAGAATGACAAACCAAGGAGGAAAAGATCCAGAACAGTATTTAGATGAACTGAAAAAGAAACACTTTTTATTACATAAAAAACAACATGAGCATGAACTGCCACATGGAATTATGCTCTTTATCAACGCCATCACTCAGTCATCTGATATTGAAAAGCATTATTTTCTGAAATGGATAAAATGTGAACTTGACTCAATTGCTAGAAAACATCTTTCCGCATTACAGGCTCAATATAAGGAAATATGTAATGATCAGTCAGGTAATACAGAAGAATTTAGAAAGATAGATCAGGAAATATCTGACAGTTCTTTAGGAATTGAGCATTTCCTACGTGAGATGGGACAGTTTTATGAAGCTGAATGTTCTATGGTTAAAGAAAATAAACTGGCTGAAAGCAAAAGACAATTTATTGCACTCCCGGGTATTGCAGCTGATCTCTTGTTAGATGGGTTCCCATTGGAGCTGATAGATGGAGATGCCTCTAACATTGCCCTTCAGTGGATAACAGATGTCCTAACTCAGTTGGACATCAAAACAGGGGGTATATGTAGAATGAGAGTAATAACTGTGCTAGGAGTGCAGAGTACAGGGAAATCCACCCTTCTGAACACTATGTTTGGTTTGCAGTTCCCGGTGGCCAGTGGAAGATGCACACGAGGAGCTTTCATGACTATTCTTAATGTGAAAAAGAACTTCCAGGAGGAGCTGGGCTGTGAGTTCATCATGGTGATTGACACTGAGGGGCTGAAAGCTCCAGAGTTGGCctccttggagggcagctatgaacatgacaatgagctgGCTACTCTAGTGGTTGGACTGAGTGATATCACCATAGTTAACATGGCCATGGAAAACACAACTAAAATGAAGGATATCCTACAGATTGTGATTCATGCTTTCCTTAGGATGAGAGAAGTAGGGAAGAAACCCAAATGCCAGTTTGTGCACCAAAATGTCAGTTATATGTCTGCCCATGACAAGAACATGAGAGACATGAAGAAACTCCTAGAAATGTTGAATGAGATGACAAAGATTGCAGCTGAAATGGAAAAGAAAAGTGAGATAAAAGCTTTCAGTGATGTGATGGACTATGATCTGGAGAAAGACAACTGGTACATTCCTGGACTCTGGCTTGGTGACCCACCAATGGCCCCagtgaattctgggtacagtgaacaAGTCTATGAACTGAAAAAGTATTTATTAGAAttcataaaaagtaaaaaaaatatgcacgAGCCTTTATCCATTCCTGACTTCAAAAAATGGGTAGAAAGTTTATGGAACGCTGTGAAACATGAAAAGTTCATCTTCAGCTTCAGGAACAGTTTAGTTGCCACAGCTTATAATAAATTGACTATACAATTTTCACAGTGGGAATGGGAGTTCCGAAAATCTGTCCATGACTGGCTGATCAGCACAGAGACAGTTATTAAAAATCAGTCAGCAGAGAGCCTTAATGAAAATCTGCGTTCAGGATTCAGAAATGAGCTTAGCAGTTTGCTACTTCAAGGAAAAAACAAAATGGTAGAATCGATAGAAATCTATTATGAGAATAAACATGAAAATGTTCATCTTATAGAACCATACAAAGAAAACTTTGCTTTGAGCACAGAATTCCTGTGGAAAGAATTGGAAAGAAATGCTCTTAGCAAGTGTGAAGAGGCTGTTTCTATCCAGAGAGGGAGGTTCAAAGTTCAGAATATTAAGAACAATGCTCAGAATCTAATAGAAGACAAAATCACTGATCTCTTCAGAAGGTGCCGAGAGAAGAATCAGAAACtaaataaaaaacaattaaaaaaggaATTTGAAGTGATGTGGAATGGGACAGTGACTGGTCTAAAAACAGAGAAATTACAAAGACAAAGTGTCCGTAATTTTGTATTGCATCAACTGATAAATAACATGAGTAACAAGGGATCAGCTGTAAATCAAGCATTACTGAGTGTGGTAAACACAGAAGAAAGCACACAACTTAAGTTCAAAGTGAATAAAAATTATATTGAGAGTGGATGGTTCAAAAGATTCATCAGTACATTTGGCTACAATCGACCCTTAGAACAAATAAAACATGTATCTACTTCTCTAATATACATGTGTGACACATACATTCGAGAGAAGGTGAGCACTGCTGAGGACTATAATGACAACTACTGCCAGGAGTTACTCCGCATGATCAATGCAGAGCTCTCTAAACATGAAAAAGACCTTCATTTCTCCGTACAGTTTGAACTGGACATCAAGCTTCACATTCTTGGAAGAGCCTCCCGAGAGTTTCAGAAGATGCATGATACGTTCATTGCAGCGAATGATGCAAAGCTCTGTCTGGAGAAACTGAAGCCTCAGTATTTAGAGACATTTCTCAGCGTGTTTCAAGAGAAGAATGTGTGTCAGATAAAAGCCAAAAAATTTTGTGAACGATGCCTGAAACCAGCAATGATGGATCATGTGTTCCAGCATCTTGGGAAGGAAATAGTGGAGGACATAGTacacagctcagacaataagacaTTCAGCAGCAGAACCTTCTTTCAATGA